The following are encoded in a window of Alosa sapidissima isolate fAloSap1 chromosome 10, fAloSap1.pri, whole genome shotgun sequence genomic DNA:
- the LOC121721515 gene encoding NADH dehydrogenase [ubiquinone] flavoprotein 1, mitochondrial-like isoform X1 produces MILQDRMLCFRRAISAGAHSVAITSRSPAALTFRYSTVAKPQEKQKKTKFGPLSDQDRIFTNLYGRHDWRLKGALSRGDWYKTKEILLKGHEWILNEVKVSGLRGRGGAGFPTGMKWSFMNKPSDGRPKYLVVNADEGEPGTCKDREIMRHDPHKLVEGCLVAGKAMGARAAYIYIRGEFYNESSNLQVAIQEAYKAGLIGKNACGSGYDFDVFVMRGAGAYICGEETALIESIEGKQGKPRLKPPFPADIGVFGCPTTVANVETVAVAPAICRRGGTWFASFGRERNSGTKLFNISGHVNTPCTVEEEMSISLKELIEKHAGGVRGGWDNLLGVIPGGSSTPIIPRSVCDDVLMDFDDLVRAETALGTAAVIVMDKSTDVIRAIARLVEFYKHESCGQCTPCREGVDWMNVMMWRFVKGDARNSEIDMIYELSKQIEGHTICALGDGAAWPVQGLVRHFRPVMEDRISKFKQTHPSEAEKRREVI; encoded by the exons ATGATTTTGCAG GACAGGATGCTGTGCTTTCGCAGAGCGATAAGTGCAGGGGCACACTCAGTGGCAATAACCTCTCGCAGCCCTGCAGCCCTCACATTCCGCTACAGCACCGTTGCCAAGCCTCAG gagaaacaaaaaaagacaaaatttgGTCCCTTGAGTGACCAAGACAGGATATTTACCAACTTGTATGGACGTCATGACTGGAG ATTAAAGGGGGCGCTGAGCCGGGGTGACTGGTATAAGACGAAGGAGATCCTGCTGAAGGGGCACGAGTGGATCCTGAATGAGGTGAAGGTGTCGGGGCTAAGGGGGCGGGGGGGCGCCGGCTTCCCCACTGGAATGAAGTGGAGCTTCATGAACAAACCCAGCGATGGCAG GCCAAAGTACCTGGTGGTGAATGCGGATGAGGGGGAGCCAGGCACCTGTAAGGACCGCGAGATCATGCGCCACGACCCCCATAAGCTGGTGGAGGGCTGTCTGGTGGCGGGCAAAGCTATGGGCGCACGCGCCGCCTACATCTACATCCGCGGCGAGTTCTACAATGAGTCCTCCAACCTACAG GTGGCGATACAGGAGGCCTACAAGGCAGGCCTGATCGGAAAGAATGCCTGTGGCTCAGGGTATGACTTTGACGTGTTTGTGATGCGGGGGGCCGGAGCATACATCTGCGGGGAGGAGACGGCTCTCATCGAGTCCATAGAGGGCAAACAGGGGAAGCCTCGTCTCAAGCCACCATTCCCCGCAGATATAG GGGTGTTTGGATGCCCAACGACGGTCGCCAATGTGGAAACGGTTGCCGTGGCACCTGCCATTTGTCGCCGAGGCGGCACGTGGTTTGCTAGctttgggagagagaggaattcTGGGACCAAGCTCTTCAATATCTCAGGTCATGTGAACACACCATGCACTGTGGAGGAGGAAATGTCCATTTCCCTTAAAGAACTCATCGAGAagcatgcag GTGGTGTGAGAGGTGGATGGGACAACCTGCTGGGTGTGATCCCAGGAGGTTCCTCGACTCCCATAATTCCCCGCTCTGTGTGTGACGACGTCCTGATGGACTTTGATGACCTTGTACGCGCAGAGACTGCTCTGGGGACTGCTGCTGTCATCGTCATGGACAAATCT ACTGATGTCATCAGGGCCATTGCCCGATTGGTTGAGTTCTACAAGCATGAAAGCTGTGGCCAGTGCACCCCCTGCAGGGAAG GTGTGGACTGGATGAACGTGATGATGTGGCGCTTTGTGAAAGGCGACGCTCGTAACTCTGAGATCGACATGATCTATGAACTCAGCAAGCAGATCGAGGGTCACACCATCTGCGCCCTGGGAGATGGGGCCGCCTGGCCCGTGCAG GGGCTGGTTAGACACTTCAGGCCTGTCATGGAAGACCGCATCTCTAAGTTCAAGCAGACGCACCCGTCAGAGgccgagaagagaagagaggtcatCTGA
- the LOC121721515 gene encoding NADH dehydrogenase [ubiquinone] flavoprotein 1, mitochondrial-like isoform X3 has translation MLCFRRAISAGAHSVAITSRSPAALTFRYSTVAKPQEKQKKTKFGPLSDQDRIFTNLYGRHDWRLKGALSRGDWYKTKEILLKGHEWILNEVKVSGLRGRGGAGFPTGMKWSFMNKPSDGRPKYLVVNADEGEPGTCKDREIMRHDPHKLVEGCLVAGKAMGARAAYIYIRGEFYNESSNLQVAIQEAYKAGLIGKNACGSGYDFDVFVMRGAGAYICGEETALIESIEGKQGKPRLKPPFPADIGVFGCPTTVANVETVAVAPAICRRGGTWFASFGRERNSGTKLFNISGHVNTPCTVEEEMSISLKELIEKHAGGVRGGWDNLLGVIPGGSSTPIIPRSVCDDVLMDFDDLVRAETALGTAAVIVMDKSTDVIRAIARLVEFYKHESCGQCTPCREGVDWMNVMMWRFVKGDARNSEIDMIYELSKQIEGHTICALGDGAAWPVQGLVRHFRPVMEDRISKFKQTHPSEAEKRREVI, from the exons ATGCTGTGCTTTCGCAGAGCGATAAGTGCAGGGGCACACTCAGTGGCAATAACCTCTCGCAGCCCTGCAGCCCTCACATTCCGCTACAGCACCGTTGCCAAGCCTCAG gagaaacaaaaaaagacaaaatttgGTCCCTTGAGTGACCAAGACAGGATATTTACCAACTTGTATGGACGTCATGACTGGAG ATTAAAGGGGGCGCTGAGCCGGGGTGACTGGTATAAGACGAAGGAGATCCTGCTGAAGGGGCACGAGTGGATCCTGAATGAGGTGAAGGTGTCGGGGCTAAGGGGGCGGGGGGGCGCCGGCTTCCCCACTGGAATGAAGTGGAGCTTCATGAACAAACCCAGCGATGGCAG GCCAAAGTACCTGGTGGTGAATGCGGATGAGGGGGAGCCAGGCACCTGTAAGGACCGCGAGATCATGCGCCACGACCCCCATAAGCTGGTGGAGGGCTGTCTGGTGGCGGGCAAAGCTATGGGCGCACGCGCCGCCTACATCTACATCCGCGGCGAGTTCTACAATGAGTCCTCCAACCTACAG GTGGCGATACAGGAGGCCTACAAGGCAGGCCTGATCGGAAAGAATGCCTGTGGCTCAGGGTATGACTTTGACGTGTTTGTGATGCGGGGGGCCGGAGCATACATCTGCGGGGAGGAGACGGCTCTCATCGAGTCCATAGAGGGCAAACAGGGGAAGCCTCGTCTCAAGCCACCATTCCCCGCAGATATAG GGGTGTTTGGATGCCCAACGACGGTCGCCAATGTGGAAACGGTTGCCGTGGCACCTGCCATTTGTCGCCGAGGCGGCACGTGGTTTGCTAGctttgggagagagaggaattcTGGGACCAAGCTCTTCAATATCTCAGGTCATGTGAACACACCATGCACTGTGGAGGAGGAAATGTCCATTTCCCTTAAAGAACTCATCGAGAagcatgcag GTGGTGTGAGAGGTGGATGGGACAACCTGCTGGGTGTGATCCCAGGAGGTTCCTCGACTCCCATAATTCCCCGCTCTGTGTGTGACGACGTCCTGATGGACTTTGATGACCTTGTACGCGCAGAGACTGCTCTGGGGACTGCTGCTGTCATCGTCATGGACAAATCT ACTGATGTCATCAGGGCCATTGCCCGATTGGTTGAGTTCTACAAGCATGAAAGCTGTGGCCAGTGCACCCCCTGCAGGGAAG GTGTGGACTGGATGAACGTGATGATGTGGCGCTTTGTGAAAGGCGACGCTCGTAACTCTGAGATCGACATGATCTATGAACTCAGCAAGCAGATCGAGGGTCACACCATCTGCGCCCTGGGAGATGGGGCCGCCTGGCCCGTGCAG GGGCTGGTTAGACACTTCAGGCCTGTCATGGAAGACCGCATCTCTAAGTTCAAGCAGACGCACCCGTCAGAGgccgagaagagaagagaggtcatCTGA
- the LOC121721515 gene encoding NADH dehydrogenase [ubiquinone] flavoprotein 1, mitochondrial-like isoform X2 produces MDRMLCFRRAISAGAHSVAITSRSPAALTFRYSTVAKPQEKQKKTKFGPLSDQDRIFTNLYGRHDWRLKGALSRGDWYKTKEILLKGHEWILNEVKVSGLRGRGGAGFPTGMKWSFMNKPSDGRPKYLVVNADEGEPGTCKDREIMRHDPHKLVEGCLVAGKAMGARAAYIYIRGEFYNESSNLQVAIQEAYKAGLIGKNACGSGYDFDVFVMRGAGAYICGEETALIESIEGKQGKPRLKPPFPADIGVFGCPTTVANVETVAVAPAICRRGGTWFASFGRERNSGTKLFNISGHVNTPCTVEEEMSISLKELIEKHAGGVRGGWDNLLGVIPGGSSTPIIPRSVCDDVLMDFDDLVRAETALGTAAVIVMDKSTDVIRAIARLVEFYKHESCGQCTPCREGVDWMNVMMWRFVKGDARNSEIDMIYELSKQIEGHTICALGDGAAWPVQGLVRHFRPVMEDRISKFKQTHPSEAEKRREVI; encoded by the exons ATG GACAGGATGCTGTGCTTTCGCAGAGCGATAAGTGCAGGGGCACACTCAGTGGCAATAACCTCTCGCAGCCCTGCAGCCCTCACATTCCGCTACAGCACCGTTGCCAAGCCTCAG gagaaacaaaaaaagacaaaatttgGTCCCTTGAGTGACCAAGACAGGATATTTACCAACTTGTATGGACGTCATGACTGGAG ATTAAAGGGGGCGCTGAGCCGGGGTGACTGGTATAAGACGAAGGAGATCCTGCTGAAGGGGCACGAGTGGATCCTGAATGAGGTGAAGGTGTCGGGGCTAAGGGGGCGGGGGGGCGCCGGCTTCCCCACTGGAATGAAGTGGAGCTTCATGAACAAACCCAGCGATGGCAG GCCAAAGTACCTGGTGGTGAATGCGGATGAGGGGGAGCCAGGCACCTGTAAGGACCGCGAGATCATGCGCCACGACCCCCATAAGCTGGTGGAGGGCTGTCTGGTGGCGGGCAAAGCTATGGGCGCACGCGCCGCCTACATCTACATCCGCGGCGAGTTCTACAATGAGTCCTCCAACCTACAG GTGGCGATACAGGAGGCCTACAAGGCAGGCCTGATCGGAAAGAATGCCTGTGGCTCAGGGTATGACTTTGACGTGTTTGTGATGCGGGGGGCCGGAGCATACATCTGCGGGGAGGAGACGGCTCTCATCGAGTCCATAGAGGGCAAACAGGGGAAGCCTCGTCTCAAGCCACCATTCCCCGCAGATATAG GGGTGTTTGGATGCCCAACGACGGTCGCCAATGTGGAAACGGTTGCCGTGGCACCTGCCATTTGTCGCCGAGGCGGCACGTGGTTTGCTAGctttgggagagagaggaattcTGGGACCAAGCTCTTCAATATCTCAGGTCATGTGAACACACCATGCACTGTGGAGGAGGAAATGTCCATTTCCCTTAAAGAACTCATCGAGAagcatgcag GTGGTGTGAGAGGTGGATGGGACAACCTGCTGGGTGTGATCCCAGGAGGTTCCTCGACTCCCATAATTCCCCGCTCTGTGTGTGACGACGTCCTGATGGACTTTGATGACCTTGTACGCGCAGAGACTGCTCTGGGGACTGCTGCTGTCATCGTCATGGACAAATCT ACTGATGTCATCAGGGCCATTGCCCGATTGGTTGAGTTCTACAAGCATGAAAGCTGTGGCCAGTGCACCCCCTGCAGGGAAG GTGTGGACTGGATGAACGTGATGATGTGGCGCTTTGTGAAAGGCGACGCTCGTAACTCTGAGATCGACATGATCTATGAACTCAGCAAGCAGATCGAGGGTCACACCATCTGCGCCCTGGGAGATGGGGCCGCCTGGCCCGTGCAG GGGCTGGTTAGACACTTCAGGCCTGTCATGGAAGACCGCATCTCTAAGTTCAAGCAGACGCACCCGTCAGAGgccgagaagagaagagaggtcatCTGA
- the zbtb7b gene encoding zinc finger and BTB domain-containing protein 7B isoform X2, whose protein sequence is MSPGEDGLIGIPFPEHSSELLNRLNAQRRAGLLCDLTLTSRGSRYPTHRSVMAAVSLYFRRLFGADEAEDGGCEGSGAGVGTSCSVCQLDCVAPDALDALLEFAYTATLTIRSSGMREVLKGAQLLGIQCVADACRDILGEAADEAEPEAAAVATEERGAAEHRVSRRKRDRRHVPKAASPARSLWQQQQQRVQEPPPTLVTGLSRPSHGLPLTPTPGRDEHNLHPPHPGGYNGDAQGSQLRALVNGGAHWHQEGTPMPPAADDAVSEKERRLEVGVIAQAPITERAATAGGAGAPSGRKRKSQTPQQCPVCQKIIHGAGKLPRHMRTHTGEKPFQCTACGVRFTRNDKLKIHMRKHTGERPYPCPKCNARFLHSYDLKNHLSLHSGARPFECPQCHKAFAREDHLQRHRKGHSCLELRTRRPRRASGLAAPGGEGTSDGGGGGGGGGGARGDQQGHLESPLTLQAHPRSSPGLARSLVYPDSTQHLPLQALPLLGHRMAGLALWPGMGGLREEGVGGSPSPSPHHSRPPLQGWDGVEDEEDEEEEEGEDEGEEEGDEEE, encoded by the exons ATGTCTCCAGGAGAGGACGGCCTGATTGGGATCCCCTTCCCGGAGCACAGCAGCGAGCTCCTGAACCGGCTGAATGCCCAGCGACGAGCAGGGCTCCTGTGTGACCTCACGCTGACCTCGCGTGGCTCGCGCTACCCCACCCACCGCTCCGTCATGGCCGCCGTCAGCCTCTACTTCCGCCGGCTGTTTGGCGCGGATGAGGCCGAGGATGGGGGCTGCGAGGGGTCAGGCGCGGGAGTGGGCACCAGCTGCAGCGTGTGCCAGCTGGACTGCGTGGCGCCGGACGCCCTGGACGCCCTCTTGGAGTTCGCCTACACCGCCACGCTGACCATCCGCAGCTCGGGCATGCGCGAGGTGCTAAAGGGCGCCCAACTCCTGGGCATCCAGTGTGTGGCCGACGCCTGCCGCGACATCCTGGGCGAGGCCGCCGACGAGGCCGAGCCGGAGGCCGCCGCCGTGGCCACGGAGGAGAGAGGGGCGGCCGAGCACAGAGTATCCCGTCGAAAGCGGGACCGGCGGCATGTGCCCAAAGCCGCGTCCCCCGCCCGCTCcctgtggcagcagcagcagcagcgtgtCCAGGAGCCGCCCCCCACCCTGGTGACGGGTCTCTCCCGGCCCAGCCACGGGCTCCCACTCACCCCCACACCTGGCCGGGACGAGCATAATCTGCACCCCCCGCACCCCGGCGGCTACAACGGCGACGCCCAGGGCAGCCAGCTGCGGGCGCTGGTCAACGGGGGGGCGCACTGGCACCAGGAGGGCACGCCGATGCCCCCTGCCGCTGACGACGCCGTCtcggaaaaagagagaaggctGGAAGTGGGAGTGATCGCTCAGGCACCCATCACTGAGAGGGCGGCCACGGCCGGAGGGGCTGGGGCGCCTAgcgggaggaagaggaagtctCAGACCCCCCAGCAGTGCCCGGTGTGCCAGAAGATCATCCACGGCGCGGGCAAACTGCCCCGgcacatgagaacacacaccgGCGAGAAGCCCTTCCAGTGCACAGCCTGTGGAGTGCGCttcaccag GAATGACAAGCTGAAGATTCACATGCGTAAGCACACAGGCGAGCGGCCCTACCCCTGTCCCAAGTGTAATGCCCGCTTCCTGCACTCCTACGACCTCAAGAACCACCTCTCCCTGCACAGCGGCGCGCGCCCCTTTGAGTGTCCACAGTGCCACAAGGCCTTCGCCCGCGAGGACCACCTGCAGCGCCACCGCAAGGGCCACAGCTGCTTGGAGCTGCGCACGCGACGCCCACGTCGGGCATCTGGCCTGGCAGCGCCAGGTGGTGAGGGTACCTcggacggaggaggaggaggaggaggaggaggaggagccaggGGTGACCAGCAGGGGCATCTGGAATCCCCGCTCACGCTGCAGGCTCACCCACGCTCGTCCCCGGGCCTGGCACGCTCGTTGGTGTACCCCGACAGCACGCAGCATCTGCCCCTGCAGGCGCTGCCTCTGCTCGGGCACAGGATGGCCGGCCTTGCCCTGTGGCCGGGGATGGGGGGTCTGCGGGAGGAAGGAGTCGGGGGGTCACCGTCACCTTCGCCTCATCACAGCAGGCCCCCACTGCAAGGATGGGATGGagtggaggacgaggaggatgaggaagaagaggagggagaggacgaaggagaagaagagggggatgaggaaGAGTGA
- the zbtb7b gene encoding zinc finger and BTB domain-containing protein 7B isoform X1, translating to MTHTLPRLQTSTQHSAMRHRTVAMSPGEDGLIGIPFPEHSSELLNRLNAQRRAGLLCDLTLTSRGSRYPTHRSVMAAVSLYFRRLFGADEAEDGGCEGSGAGVGTSCSVCQLDCVAPDALDALLEFAYTATLTIRSSGMREVLKGAQLLGIQCVADACRDILGEAADEAEPEAAAVATEERGAAEHRVSRRKRDRRHVPKAASPARSLWQQQQQRVQEPPPTLVTGLSRPSHGLPLTPTPGRDEHNLHPPHPGGYNGDAQGSQLRALVNGGAHWHQEGTPMPPAADDAVSEKERRLEVGVIAQAPITERAATAGGAGAPSGRKRKSQTPQQCPVCQKIIHGAGKLPRHMRTHTGEKPFQCTACGVRFTRNDKLKIHMRKHTGERPYPCPKCNARFLHSYDLKNHLSLHSGARPFECPQCHKAFAREDHLQRHRKGHSCLELRTRRPRRASGLAAPGGEGTSDGGGGGGGGGGARGDQQGHLESPLTLQAHPRSSPGLARSLVYPDSTQHLPLQALPLLGHRMAGLALWPGMGGLREEGVGGSPSPSPHHSRPPLQGWDGVEDEEDEEEEEGEDEGEEEGDEEE from the exons ATGACACACACGCTACCTCGGCTCCAGACGAGCACCCAGCACTCTGCCATGAGGCACAGAACG GTGGCGATGTCTCCAGGAGAGGACGGCCTGATTGGGATCCCCTTCCCGGAGCACAGCAGCGAGCTCCTGAACCGGCTGAATGCCCAGCGACGAGCAGGGCTCCTGTGTGACCTCACGCTGACCTCGCGTGGCTCGCGCTACCCCACCCACCGCTCCGTCATGGCCGCCGTCAGCCTCTACTTCCGCCGGCTGTTTGGCGCGGATGAGGCCGAGGATGGGGGCTGCGAGGGGTCAGGCGCGGGAGTGGGCACCAGCTGCAGCGTGTGCCAGCTGGACTGCGTGGCGCCGGACGCCCTGGACGCCCTCTTGGAGTTCGCCTACACCGCCACGCTGACCATCCGCAGCTCGGGCATGCGCGAGGTGCTAAAGGGCGCCCAACTCCTGGGCATCCAGTGTGTGGCCGACGCCTGCCGCGACATCCTGGGCGAGGCCGCCGACGAGGCCGAGCCGGAGGCCGCCGCCGTGGCCACGGAGGAGAGAGGGGCGGCCGAGCACAGAGTATCCCGTCGAAAGCGGGACCGGCGGCATGTGCCCAAAGCCGCGTCCCCCGCCCGCTCcctgtggcagcagcagcagcagcgtgtCCAGGAGCCGCCCCCCACCCTGGTGACGGGTCTCTCCCGGCCCAGCCACGGGCTCCCACTCACCCCCACACCTGGCCGGGACGAGCATAATCTGCACCCCCCGCACCCCGGCGGCTACAACGGCGACGCCCAGGGCAGCCAGCTGCGGGCGCTGGTCAACGGGGGGGCGCACTGGCACCAGGAGGGCACGCCGATGCCCCCTGCCGCTGACGACGCCGTCtcggaaaaagagagaaggctGGAAGTGGGAGTGATCGCTCAGGCACCCATCACTGAGAGGGCGGCCACGGCCGGAGGGGCTGGGGCGCCTAgcgggaggaagaggaagtctCAGACCCCCCAGCAGTGCCCGGTGTGCCAGAAGATCATCCACGGCGCGGGCAAACTGCCCCGgcacatgagaacacacaccgGCGAGAAGCCCTTCCAGTGCACAGCCTGTGGAGTGCGCttcaccag GAATGACAAGCTGAAGATTCACATGCGTAAGCACACAGGCGAGCGGCCCTACCCCTGTCCCAAGTGTAATGCCCGCTTCCTGCACTCCTACGACCTCAAGAACCACCTCTCCCTGCACAGCGGCGCGCGCCCCTTTGAGTGTCCACAGTGCCACAAGGCCTTCGCCCGCGAGGACCACCTGCAGCGCCACCGCAAGGGCCACAGCTGCTTGGAGCTGCGCACGCGACGCCCACGTCGGGCATCTGGCCTGGCAGCGCCAGGTGGTGAGGGTACCTcggacggaggaggaggaggaggaggaggaggaggagccaggGGTGACCAGCAGGGGCATCTGGAATCCCCGCTCACGCTGCAGGCTCACCCACGCTCGTCCCCGGGCCTGGCACGCTCGTTGGTGTACCCCGACAGCACGCAGCATCTGCCCCTGCAGGCGCTGCCTCTGCTCGGGCACAGGATGGCCGGCCTTGCCCTGTGGCCGGGGATGGGGGGTCTGCGGGAGGAAGGAGTCGGGGGGTCACCGTCACCTTCGCCTCATCACAGCAGGCCCCCACTGCAAGGATGGGATGGagtggaggacgaggaggatgaggaagaagaggagggagaggacgaaggagaagaagagggggatgaggaaGAGTGA